A region from the Salicibibacter cibarius genome encodes:
- the topA gene encoding type I DNA topoisomerase, whose product MADYLVIVESPAKAKTIGKYLGKKYTVKASMGHVRDLPKSQMGVDVDQQYNPKYITIRGKGPVLQELKQAAKKAKKVYLAADPDREGEAIAWHLAFSLGIDEGTPCRVVFNEITKPAIQEAFKNPRTINTDLVDAQQARRILDRLVGYNISPLLWKKVKKGLSAGRVQSIAVKMINDREKEIQQFEPEEYWNIKGTFSYEKETFEAQFHGKGNKKEALKTKEDVDEVLGNIKGDDFTIASVQKKERRRNPVQPFITSSLQQEAARKLNFRAKKTMMIAQQLYEGIELGKEGTVGLITYMRTDSTRISDTAKEEARTYIQEKYGQQYVGGDRKPKKQGENTQDAHEAIRPTIVSREPKSVKDHLSRDQLRLYRLIWERLVASRMAPAIMDTMTADLENGGMIFRATGSKIKFQGFMKVYVEGSDDRKKEENKLLPALEEGQTAQKESLEPTQHFTQPPPRYTEARLVRTMEELGIGRPSTFAPTLDTIQRRGYVSLQDRRFVPTELGEIVLDLIVEFFPEILNVKFTAQMESDLDDVEEGKENWIEIIDTFYQGFEKRLKVADREMEEVEIKDEPVGEDCEKCGHPMVYKMGRYGRFMACSNFPDCRNTKAILKPIGVKCPRCKEGNVVERKSKKQRTFYGCDRYPACEFVSWDKPIARPCPKCQSLLVEKKAKKTVRVQCSNCDYREEPN is encoded by the coding sequence ATGGCAGATTACCTTGTAATCGTTGAATCTCCCGCTAAAGCAAAAACAATAGGAAAGTATTTAGGGAAAAAATATACGGTGAAAGCATCGATGGGACACGTGCGTGATTTGCCGAAATCACAAATGGGCGTGGATGTGGATCAGCAATATAACCCGAAGTACATTACGATTCGCGGGAAAGGCCCGGTTTTACAAGAATTGAAACAAGCAGCAAAAAAAGCAAAAAAAGTCTACCTTGCCGCGGACCCCGACCGTGAAGGGGAAGCGATTGCGTGGCATTTGGCATTCAGCTTGGGGATTGATGAAGGGACGCCTTGCCGGGTTGTGTTTAATGAAATCACAAAACCTGCGATTCAGGAAGCATTCAAAAACCCGCGCACTATTAATACCGATCTCGTTGATGCCCAGCAGGCACGTCGAATTTTGGACCGGCTCGTTGGTTACAACATCAGTCCGTTGCTTTGGAAAAAAGTGAAAAAGGGTTTAAGCGCAGGACGTGTACAATCGATCGCCGTAAAAATGATTAATGACCGGGAGAAAGAAATTCAACAGTTTGAACCTGAAGAATACTGGAACATAAAAGGAACATTTTCATATGAAAAAGAAACATTCGAAGCCCAATTTCATGGAAAAGGGAATAAAAAAGAGGCTTTGAAGACAAAAGAAGATGTGGACGAAGTCCTTGGCAACATAAAAGGGGACGATTTTACGATTGCTTCCGTTCAGAAAAAAGAACGGCGACGCAATCCGGTACAGCCTTTCATCACCTCTTCGCTCCAGCAGGAAGCGGCCCGAAAGCTTAATTTCCGGGCAAAAAAGACGATGATGATTGCCCAGCAATTGTACGAAGGAATAGAGCTGGGCAAAGAGGGCACTGTCGGTTTAATTACGTATATGCGTACCGATTCCACACGAATTTCCGATACGGCAAAAGAAGAAGCGCGGACCTACATTCAAGAAAAATACGGACAGCAATATGTAGGCGGCGACCGCAAGCCAAAGAAACAGGGAGAGAACACGCAAGACGCCCACGAAGCCATCCGTCCAACGATTGTCTCCCGTGAACCCAAATCAGTCAAAGATCACTTGAGCCGGGATCAATTAAGGCTCTATCGTCTAATTTGGGAACGTCTGGTGGCGAGTCGTATGGCACCAGCGATCATGGATACGATGACGGCAGATTTGGAAAATGGCGGAATGATCTTTCGGGCAACGGGATCTAAAATAAAATTTCAAGGGTTCATGAAAGTTTATGTGGAAGGAAGCGACGATCGCAAAAAGGAAGAAAACAAACTTCTTCCCGCGCTCGAAGAAGGGCAAACGGCACAAAAAGAATCGCTGGAGCCGACGCAACATTTTACGCAACCACCGCCCAGATACACGGAAGCACGACTCGTGCGCACGATGGAAGAACTGGGCATCGGCCGTCCTTCCACGTTTGCGCCAACGCTTGACACTATTCAGCGGCGCGGGTATGTCTCATTGCAGGACCGTCGTTTCGTGCCGACGGAACTTGGAGAGATTGTTCTTGATCTCATCGTCGAGTTTTTCCCCGAAATCTTAAACGTGAAATTTACCGCCCAAATGGAATCGGATCTTGACGACGTTGAGGAAGGAAAAGAAAACTGGATCGAGATCATCGACACCTTCTACCAAGGGTTTGAGAAACGGTTAAAAGTAGCCGATCGGGAAATGGAAGAAGTTGAGATCAAAGACGAGCCGGTAGGGGAAGACTGTGAAAAATGCGGGCATCCCATGGTTTACAAAATGGGAAGGTATGGAAGGTTTATGGCTTGCTCCAATTTTCCCGATTGCCGGAATACAAAGGCCATTCTAAAGCCGATCGGCGTAAAATGTCCCCGGTGTAAAGAAGGGAACGTCGTAGAACGAAAAAGTAAAAAACAGCGGACATTTTATGGATGCGATCGCTACCCGGCGTGTGAGTTCGTGTCTTGGGATAAGCCGATTGCACGGCCGTGCCCGAAGTGCCAAAGCTTACTCGTCGAGAAAAAAGCCAAAAAAACGGTGCGGGTACAGTGTTCGAATTGCGATTATCGTGAAGAGCCCAATTAG
- the dprA gene encoding DNA-processing protein DprA: MSSYRQRLLHAHLAPGMTWRALQRLHADDPSLERYAKHSIDTLIGLTGCRSKSAHVWQSYWKSTSVVELEKEMKGLGVIPITKDDPSYPLRLLQMPDPPWVIYCKGNLSLCNKETLAVIGTRLPSNYGVRATEELLPPVVQSGRVIVSGLARGIDTIAHKRAIIAKGKTIAVIAGGFFHIYPRENKALAETLANNHLIISEYPPDRRPQKWHFPERNRIISALSDRIFVVEAGERSGTLITVDQALEQGRDVCALPGTIYSKMSMGTNRLIEQGAAIVLRSSDL, from the coding sequence ATGTCCTCGTACCGGCAACGCTTGCTCCACGCCCATCTCGCCCCCGGCATGACTTGGCGCGCGCTTCAACGCCTGCATGCAGATGACCCCTCATTAGAACGATATGCCAAGCATTCCATCGACACATTAATAGGCCTTACCGGCTGTCGCTCGAAATCGGCACACGTTTGGCAATCCTATTGGAAAAGCACCTCCGTCGTTGAACTGGAGAAAGAAATGAAGGGGCTCGGAGTCATTCCGATCACGAAAGATGACCCTTCCTACCCGTTACGCCTGCTGCAAATGCCCGACCCGCCCTGGGTGATTTATTGCAAAGGAAATCTCTCTCTGTGCAACAAAGAAACGTTGGCTGTTATCGGCACGCGCCTACCGAGTAACTATGGTGTGCGGGCCACGGAAGAACTGCTCCCTCCGGTCGTTCAATCCGGCCGTGTCATCGTTAGCGGCTTGGCCAGAGGCATTGATACCATCGCCCATAAACGTGCAATTATCGCGAAAGGCAAGACGATCGCCGTAATCGCCGGAGGCTTTTTTCACATTTATCCCCGCGAGAACAAGGCACTTGCGGAAACATTGGCGAATAACCATTTAATCATCTCAGAATATCCCCCGGACCGCCGTCCGCAAAAGTGGCATTTCCCGGAGCGCAACCGCATCATCAGCGCGCTCAGTGACCGCATATTCGTCGTGGAAGCCGGCGAACGTTCGGGAACACTTATTACCGTTGATCAAGCGTTGGAACAGGGGCGCGATGTATGTGCCCTTCCCGGAACGATTTACAGCAAAATGTCCATGGGCACCAACCGTTTGATCGAACAAGGAGCAGCGATTGTCCTGCGATCCTCGGATCTGTAA
- the sucD gene encoding succinate--CoA ligase subunit alpha, which translates to MSILINKDTKVIVQGITGSTGLFHTKQAIEYGTQIVGGVTPKKGGTEIEGVPVFNTVSEAVDTTGATASVIYVPPGLAADAIFEAVDAELDVVICITEGIPVIDMLKVKRYMEGKKTRLIGPNCPGVITPDECKIGIMPGYIHQKGHVGVVSRSGTLTYEAVDQLSAAGVGQSTAVGIGGDPVNGTDFIDALNLFNEDDDTKAVVMIGEIGGTAEEEAAEWVQANMNKPVVGFIGGATAPPGKRMGHAGAIISGGKGTADEKKKTMADNGIAIAETPAIIGETMIETLKENNLYDACLTHEPRN; encoded by the coding sequence ATGAGTATCTTAATTAATAAAGATACGAAAGTAATTGTTCAAGGGATTACCGGTTCCACCGGCCTCTTTCATACAAAACAAGCAATCGAATACGGGACGCAAATTGTAGGCGGCGTCACGCCGAAAAAAGGCGGCACCGAAATTGAAGGTGTGCCGGTATTCAACACCGTTTCAGAAGCCGTAGACACAACAGGAGCTACCGCTTCCGTTATTTACGTTCCACCGGGACTTGCGGCTGACGCTATTTTTGAAGCGGTCGATGCCGAGCTTGATGTCGTTATTTGTATCACGGAAGGCATTCCCGTGATCGATATGTTAAAAGTCAAGCGTTACATGGAAGGCAAAAAGACCCGTTTAATCGGGCCGAATTGCCCGGGTGTCATCACGCCGGATGAGTGCAAAATCGGCATTATGCCCGGCTATATTCATCAAAAAGGGCACGTTGGCGTCGTTTCCCGCTCCGGAACGCTCACGTATGAAGCGGTAGATCAATTATCCGCGGCCGGCGTCGGACAGTCGACGGCTGTCGGCATCGGCGGCGACCCGGTGAACGGGACCGATTTCATCGATGCGTTGAATCTATTTAATGAAGATGACGATACCAAAGCAGTCGTTATGATCGGAGAGATCGGCGGTACGGCAGAAGAAGAAGCAGCCGAATGGGTGCAAGCAAACATGAACAAGCCGGTCGTCGGATTTATTGGCGGCGCCACTGCGCCTCCGGGGAAACGTATGGGCCACGCAGGAGCAATTATTTCCGGCGGCAAAGGCACTGCGGATGAAAAGAAAAAGACAATGGCCGATAACGGTATTGCCATTGCCGAAACACCGGCGATTATCGGAGAAACGATGATTGAAACGTTGAAAGAAAACAATTTGTATGATGCATGCTTAACGCATGAACCTCGCAATTAA
- the sucC gene encoding ADP-forming succinate--CoA ligase subunit beta has product MNIHEYQSKDLLRQYGVAVPTGYEAFSVEEAVEKARSLTTDVRVVKAQIHAGGRGNAGGVKIAKNEDEVRTYAEEILGKTLVTHQTGPEGKEVKRLLIEEGCDIDQEYYIGLVLDRSTSRIVLMGSEEGGTEIEEVAAETPEKIFKEFIDPAIGLQGFQARRLAFNMNIPNDSLGKAVKFMSGLFDVFMENDCSVAEINPLVTTKDGDVLALDAKLNFDDNALYRQNDIQDLRDLDEEDPKEIEASKYDLSYIALDGNIGCMVNGAGLAMSTMDIIKHNGGEPANFLDVGGGATAEKVTAAFKIILEDEHVKGIYVNIFGGIMKCDVIAEGVVTATKEIGLTMPLVVRLEGTNVGEGKKILEESGLNITAADSMADGAEKIVDLVK; this is encoded by the coding sequence ATGAATATTCATGAGTACCAGAGCAAAGATCTCCTCCGACAGTACGGCGTCGCTGTGCCGACGGGGTATGAGGCTTTCTCTGTGGAAGAAGCCGTCGAAAAAGCCCGTTCATTAACAACGGACGTGCGCGTCGTGAAGGCGCAAATTCATGCCGGCGGCCGCGGCAATGCCGGCGGTGTAAAAATAGCGAAGAATGAGGATGAAGTGCGTACATATGCCGAGGAGATTCTCGGCAAAACACTCGTCACTCATCAGACAGGCCCTGAAGGCAAAGAAGTAAAACGCTTGCTCATTGAAGAAGGCTGCGACATTGACCAAGAGTATTACATCGGTTTGGTATTGGACCGCAGTACTTCCCGGATCGTTTTGATGGGCTCGGAAGAAGGCGGCACCGAAATCGAAGAGGTAGCGGCCGAAACACCCGAAAAAATCTTTAAAGAATTTATCGACCCCGCGATTGGCTTGCAAGGCTTCCAGGCGCGTCGACTTGCGTTTAACATGAACATTCCGAACGATTCCCTCGGAAAAGCGGTTAAGTTTATGAGCGGGCTTTTTGACGTGTTTATGGAAAACGATTGCTCCGTTGCGGAGATCAATCCGCTCGTTACGACAAAAGACGGCGACGTTTTGGCGCTTGACGCGAAGCTAAATTTCGATGACAACGCCCTTTATCGTCAAAACGATATCCAGGACCTTCGTGACCTCGACGAAGAAGATCCGAAAGAAATCGAAGCATCCAAATATGACCTTAGCTACATCGCCCTCGATGGAAACATCGGTTGTATGGTCAACGGCGCTGGCCTGGCCATGTCGACGATGGATATCATTAAGCATAATGGCGGCGAACCGGCGAACTTCCTTGACGTGGGAGGCGGCGCAACGGCAGAGAAAGTAACCGCCGCGTTTAAAATCATCCTCGAAGATGAACACGTCAAAGGCATTTACGTCAACATTTTCGGCGGAATTATGAAGTGTGACGTCATCGCGGAAGGTGTTGTAACGGCAACAAAAGAAATCGGTCTCACGATGCCGCTCGTTGTCCGTTTGGAAGGCACAAACGTTGGTGAAGGCAAGAAAATTCTCGAAGAATCAGGCTTAAATATTACCGCTGCAGACTCCATGGCAGATGGTGCCGAGAAAATCGTAGACTTAGTAAAATAG